A region from the Benincasa hispida cultivar B227 chromosome 10, ASM972705v1, whole genome shotgun sequence genome encodes:
- the LOC120088811 gene encoding P-loop NTPase domain-containing protein LPA1 homolog 1-like isoform X1 → MADIAKVLYILILDYEEQLKKEESFRYTRAVLQSTLQLMGCKARHAFKISQRAFELLRKGYGVLPEGLRIRPSEKECVKSWDVRFAETEVWNHLNSSRDSENRNIPFELYKRRTTLIVKRATFLDVVCKALAEYKYVSPNQRADLLLACRIRERKESVTVLLCGTSGCGKSTLSALLGSRLGITTVISTDSIRHMMRSFVDEKQNPLLWASTYHAGEFLDPVAVAAAKAKRKAKKLARNPHSHLKVELLESSSIGKVDGQPSDRCTELISQKQMAIEGYKAQSEMVIDSLDRLITAWEERKESVVVEGVHLSLNFVMGLMKKHPSIVPFMIYITNEDKHLERFAVRAKYMTLDPAKNKYVKYIRNIRTIQEYLCKRADKHLIPKINNTNVDKSVAAIHATVFSCLRRREAGDQLYDPVRNTVPVIDEEYRNQCAANSLSSKCMFQLIQRKGSSRNLMALVNTDGSVARAWPVDPIDDTSGRPFLGPRAENGSGIPMYGPLQIDKAEPVNLQFGFYGISAWPTDGGTSRAGSVDESRADGTDTSKYLSSCCSSPRFSDGPSKELKEDISVHGSDEEVDDPQDLGSDEEDFSVDGDKQIHEEVGSVDEESTKSDEEYDDLAMLDVHHGYWSEDDMECMEKAGSVSKGQMSARAIDRYRQNVDLFLRSKSESSKSFCSYSSLLKEKERNIRTSGAVKMKKRSLSIPAMRKHSSAVDGPILSGASQG, encoded by the exons ATGGCGGACATCGCTAAGGTGTTGTATATTTTGATTCTTGATTATGAAGAACAACTAAAGAAGGAGGAGTCTTTTCGCTATACTCGCGCTGTTTTGCAAAGCACTTTGCAGCTTATGGGATGTAAGGCACGACATGCTTTCAAG ATAAGCCAAAGGGCTTTTGAATTGTTGCGGAAAGGTTATGGTGTGCTTCCTGAAGGGTTGAGGATAAGACCCTCTGAAAAAGAATGTGTCAAGAGTTGGGACGTACGCTTTGCTGAAACAGAGGTTTGGAATCATCTAAATTCCTCTAGAGACAGTGAAAATAGAAACATTCCGTTTGAGCTGTATAAAAGGCGCACGACTCTCATTGTAAAGAGAGCAACCTTCTTAGATGTTGTATGCAAAGCCCTGGCAGAATACAAGTACGTGAGTCCCAACCAGAGGGCTGACCTGCTTTTAGCATGCAG AATCCGAGAAAGGAAGGAATCTGTGACTGTACTATTATGTGGTACTAGTGGCTGTGGCAAATCTACTTTGTCTGCACTGCTG GGTAGCAGGTTAGGAATTACGACAGTTATATCAACCGACTCAATTCGGCATATGATGAGGAGTTTTGTAGATGAGAAACAAAATCCTCTGCTCTGGGCTTCAACTTACCATGCTGGGGAGTTTTTGGATCCAGTAGCTGTTGCTGCAGCTAAGgcaaaaagaaaagcaaaaaagTTGGCACGCAATCCTCATTCACATCTGAAAGTTGAATTACTGGAGAGCTCTTCCATTGGAAAAGTTGATGGCCAACCATCAGATCGTTGCACTGAGCTCATCAGTCAAAAGCAGATGGCTATTGAAGGATACAAGGCACAGAGTGAGATGGTGATTGACAGTCTTGATAGGCTGATTACTGCATGGGAAGAGCGGAAAGAATCAGTGGTTGTTGAGGGTGTTCATTTAAGCCTAAATTTTGTG ATGGGGCTTATGAAGAAACATCCATCAATTGTACCATTCATGATTTACATCACCAATGAGGACAAGCACTTGGAAAGATTTGCAGTGAGAGCAAAATACATGACACTTGACCCAGCTAAGAACAAATATGTGAAGTATATACGAAATATTAGGACAATACAAGAATATTTATGCAAGAGGGCTGATAAgcatcttatccctaaaataaaCAATACCAATGTTGATAAGAGTGTAGCTGCCATCCATGCGACAGTCTTTAGTTGCCTTCGTAGGCGTGAAGCAGGTGATCAGCTATATGATCCTGTACGGAATACTGTTCCTGTTATTGATGAGGAATATAGGAATCAGTGTGCGGCTAACTCTTTGAGTTCGAAATGCATGTTTCAACTCATCCAGAGAAAAGGTTCCTCTAGGAATCTGATGGCTTTGGTTAATACTGACGGATCTGTGGCTAGGGCATGGCCTGTCGATCCAATTGATGATACAAGTGGGAGGCCTTTTTTAGGCCCGAGGGCTGAGAATGGATCGGGGATTCCAATGTATGGTCCATTGCAGATTGATAAAGCTGAACCTGTTAATCTTCAATTTGGTTTTTATGGCATCAGTGCTTGGCCTACTGATGGTGGGACTAGCCGTGCAGGGAGTGTTGATGAATCCAGGGCAGATGGGACTGATACTAGTAAATACCTTTCTTCTTGCTGCAGTTCTCCAAGGTTTTCCGATGGACCTTCCAAGGAG CTCAAGGAAGATATTTCAGTCCATGGTAGCGATGAAGAGGTTGATGATCCTCAAGATCTTGGAAGCGATGAAGAAGATTTTAGTGTAGATGGTGACAAACAGATTCATGAAGAG GTAGGCTCGGTTGATGAAGAGTCAACAAAATCAGATGAAGAATATGATGATCTGGCAATGTTGGACGTGCATCATGGTTACTGGTCAGAAGACGACATGGAATGCATGGAAAAGGCTGGATCTGTTTCTAAAGGGCAAATGAGTGCTAGGGCAATCGATAGGTATCGCCAGAACGTGGACCTTTTCCTGCGCTCTAAAAGTGAGTCATCCAAGTCATTCTGCTCTTATTCATCTCTTCTGAAGGAGAAAGAGAGGAATATTCGAACGTCTGGTGCTGTGAAAATGAAAAAACGTTCCCTTAGTATTCCAGCCATGAGAAAGCATAGTTCAGCTGTCGATGGTCCCATTCTATCAGGAGCTTCTCAGGGGTAG
- the LOC120088811 gene encoding P-loop NTPase domain-containing protein LPA1 homolog 1-like isoform X2, with amino-acid sequence MQGSRLGITTVISTDSIRHMMRSFVDEKQNPLLWASTYHAGEFLDPVAVAAAKAKRKAKKLARNPHSHLKVELLESSSIGKVDGQPSDRCTELISQKQMAIEGYKAQSEMVIDSLDRLITAWEERKESVVVEGVHLSLNFVMGLMKKHPSIVPFMIYITNEDKHLERFAVRAKYMTLDPAKNKYVKYIRNIRTIQEYLCKRADKHLIPKINNTNVDKSVAAIHATVFSCLRRREAGDQLYDPVRNTVPVIDEEYRNQCAANSLSSKCMFQLIQRKGSSRNLMALVNTDGSVARAWPVDPIDDTSGRPFLGPRAENGSGIPMYGPLQIDKAEPVNLQFGFYGISAWPTDGGTSRAGSVDESRADGTDTSKYLSSCCSSPRFSDGPSKELKEDISVHGSDEEVDDPQDLGSDEEDFSVDGDKQIHEEVGSVDEESTKSDEEYDDLAMLDVHHGYWSEDDMECMEKAGSVSKGQMSARAIDRYRQNVDLFLRSKSESSKSFCSYSSLLKEKERNIRTSGAVKMKKRSLSIPAMRKHSSAVDGPILSGASQG; translated from the exons ATGCAG GGTAGCAGGTTAGGAATTACGACAGTTATATCAACCGACTCAATTCGGCATATGATGAGGAGTTTTGTAGATGAGAAACAAAATCCTCTGCTCTGGGCTTCAACTTACCATGCTGGGGAGTTTTTGGATCCAGTAGCTGTTGCTGCAGCTAAGgcaaaaagaaaagcaaaaaagTTGGCACGCAATCCTCATTCACATCTGAAAGTTGAATTACTGGAGAGCTCTTCCATTGGAAAAGTTGATGGCCAACCATCAGATCGTTGCACTGAGCTCATCAGTCAAAAGCAGATGGCTATTGAAGGATACAAGGCACAGAGTGAGATGGTGATTGACAGTCTTGATAGGCTGATTACTGCATGGGAAGAGCGGAAAGAATCAGTGGTTGTTGAGGGTGTTCATTTAAGCCTAAATTTTGTG ATGGGGCTTATGAAGAAACATCCATCAATTGTACCATTCATGATTTACATCACCAATGAGGACAAGCACTTGGAAAGATTTGCAGTGAGAGCAAAATACATGACACTTGACCCAGCTAAGAACAAATATGTGAAGTATATACGAAATATTAGGACAATACAAGAATATTTATGCAAGAGGGCTGATAAgcatcttatccctaaaataaaCAATACCAATGTTGATAAGAGTGTAGCTGCCATCCATGCGACAGTCTTTAGTTGCCTTCGTAGGCGTGAAGCAGGTGATCAGCTATATGATCCTGTACGGAATACTGTTCCTGTTATTGATGAGGAATATAGGAATCAGTGTGCGGCTAACTCTTTGAGTTCGAAATGCATGTTTCAACTCATCCAGAGAAAAGGTTCCTCTAGGAATCTGATGGCTTTGGTTAATACTGACGGATCTGTGGCTAGGGCATGGCCTGTCGATCCAATTGATGATACAAGTGGGAGGCCTTTTTTAGGCCCGAGGGCTGAGAATGGATCGGGGATTCCAATGTATGGTCCATTGCAGATTGATAAAGCTGAACCTGTTAATCTTCAATTTGGTTTTTATGGCATCAGTGCTTGGCCTACTGATGGTGGGACTAGCCGTGCAGGGAGTGTTGATGAATCCAGGGCAGATGGGACTGATACTAGTAAATACCTTTCTTCTTGCTGCAGTTCTCCAAGGTTTTCCGATGGACCTTCCAAGGAG CTCAAGGAAGATATTTCAGTCCATGGTAGCGATGAAGAGGTTGATGATCCTCAAGATCTTGGAAGCGATGAAGAAGATTTTAGTGTAGATGGTGACAAACAGATTCATGAAGAG GTAGGCTCGGTTGATGAAGAGTCAACAAAATCAGATGAAGAATATGATGATCTGGCAATGTTGGACGTGCATCATGGTTACTGGTCAGAAGACGACATGGAATGCATGGAAAAGGCTGGATCTGTTTCTAAAGGGCAAATGAGTGCTAGGGCAATCGATAGGTATCGCCAGAACGTGGACCTTTTCCTGCGCTCTAAAAGTGAGTCATCCAAGTCATTCTGCTCTTATTCATCTCTTCTGAAGGAGAAAGAGAGGAATATTCGAACGTCTGGTGCTGTGAAAATGAAAAAACGTTCCCTTAGTATTCCAGCCATGAGAAAGCATAGTTCAGCTGTCGATGGTCCCATTCTATCAGGAGCTTCTCAGGGGTAG